From the Saccharomonospora marina XMU15 genome, the window ACGGCCCAAGGCGGTGCCGGAGTCCGACATCGTCTCGCCGATCCACCGGTGGGACAACCTTGACACCAGCCGACACAGTCTGGCGCCGCCTGGTGCCACCTTGGCTTGTCGTGGCGCCATATATGTGCCATAGTGGCGCCATGGACTTGACACCGTATGTGGATTTCCTCGGCCGGGAACTGGCGACCGCCGCCGAGGCAGGCGGCGAGGAGGCCCGCGCGCTGGCCGAGCGGCTGGCAGGGCCGGTCGAGTCGGCACTGCGGCTGACCCTGCTGGAGGCACTGTCGGCCGCCGCCGACGAGATCACCCGTGACCTCGCGCCGGGTTCGGTGGAGGTCCGGTTGCGGGGCCGCGACCCGCAGTTCGTGGTGACACCCCCGCCTTCGGAGACCACACCCGCACCTACCGCGCCGGAGCCCGAACCGGTCCAGGAGGCCCCGGCGGCGGGCACCGACGAAGCCGCCACCGCTCGGATCAACTTCCGGCTCCCGGAGCCTCTCAAGGCCTCGATCGAACAGGCGGCCGCGAAGGAGGGCCGCTCGGTCAACGCCTGGCTCGGCCGGGTCGCCTCGGCGGCGTTGCGGCAACCCGCTGCCAACCAGGCATCACCACGGCGCGGCGGCAGGGGCAAGCAGCGCTACACCGGCTGGGTCAGCTAGCCACCCGGCGAGCGCCACCACACCACAAGCGTTCTCACCAGCGGGGAACGTCGATCTCACCAATCAGAAGGGGACAGCCATGCCCAAATTCGAAACGCCGGAACCGATCATCGTGACCCTCGATGTCAGCGTCGCCAACGTGCGGTTCGTCGCGAGCGAGCGCACCGACACGGTGGTCGAGGTGGTCCCGACCAACGAGAACGAGCCGACGGATGTGAAGGCGGCCAAGCAGGTGCGCGTCGAGTACTCGGCAGGCGCGCTGCTGATCAAGGGCAGAAACCCTCGCCCGTTCGAGTACCTGTCCACCAAGAGCTGGTCGGTGGATGTGACCGTCGAACTTCCCGAGGGCTCGCAGGTGCAGGCCGACGCGGCCGTCGGTGAGTTCCAGTCGACCGGCAGGCTCGGCGAATGCCGGTTCAAATCCTCGGCGGGCCACGCCCGGCTGGACCGCACCGGGCCGCTACGGCTGAACACCTCCGCCGGGCACGTCTCCGTCGAAGGTGTCGCAGGCGACGCCGAGGTGACCACAGGAACCGGGCGAATTCGGATCGGCGAGATCCACGGCGGTGCCACGGTCAAGAACTCCAACGGCAACACCGACATCGGCTCGATCGGTGGCGAGGCCCGGGTGCGGTCGGCGAACGGCGACATCGCGGTGGAGCGCGCAGGCAGCGGGGTGGAAGCGAAAACCGCCAACGGGTCCATCCGCATCGGTGAGGTCACTCGCGGCACCGTCGTACTCGAGACCTCGACGGGCGACCTGGAAATCGGCATCGGCGAGGGCGTGACGGCGTGGCTGGATGCCAAGACCAGCTTCGGACAGTTGCGCAACGCACTGGAGGAGACGGGGCAGCCGCCGGAACGGACGGGCGAAACGGTGGAAGTGCGCGCGCACACCGGGTTCGGCGACATCACCATACACCGGGTCTGAGCCCGGTTTCGCGACGATCGAGGGGATCTCCATGACGAACAAGACCGCACGGCCTGCGATCGCGGTGAGCGGGTTACGGAAAGCGTTCGGTGACAAGGTGGTGTTGGACGGAATCGACCTGACGGTCGCGCAGGGCACGATCTTCTCATTGCTTGGCGCCAACGGCGCAGGCAAGACGACGATGGTCAAGATCCTGTCCACACTGCTCGCCGCGACCGGCGGCCACGCCGAGGTCGCAGGGCACGACGTGGCTTCCGACCCGGATTCGGTGCGGGCGGCGATCGGGGTGACCGGCCAGTTCTCAGCGGTGGACAACCTGCTCACCGGCGAGGAGAACCTGCGGTTGATGGCCGACCTGAACCATCTGTCCAAAGCCGACGGACGGCGGAAGGCGGCCGAACTGCTGGAGCGGCTCGAGCTCACCGAAGCGGCACGGAAACCGGTGGCCACGTACTCGGGTGGTATGCGTCGGCGGCTCGACCTGGCGATGACACTCGTGGGCAACCCCCGACTGATCTTCTTGGACGAACCGACCACGGGACTGGACCCGCGCAGCAGGCGGGGGATGTGGCGCATCGTACGGGAACTCGTGGACGGCGGCGTGACGGTCTTCCTGACGACGCAGTACCTGGAGGAGGCCGACGAACTGGCCGACCGCATCGCGGTGCTCGAGGGCGGCAGGCTGGTCGCGCAGGGCACCTCGGAGGAGCTGAAGCGCCGGATTCCCGGTGGCCACGTCGAGCTTCGCTTCGACGAACCCGAAATCTTCCGAGCCGCGCAACGAGTTCTCGGCCGGGCGGCCTACCGCGACGGCGACGCGATGTCGTTGCGGGTGGGTAACGACGGCAGCGTCCGGCAACTGAAGGCGCTGCTGGACCTGCTCGACAGCGAAGCGATCGAGGTGGAAGGGCTTTCCGTGCACACCCCCGATCTGGATGACGTTTTCCTCGCCCTCACCGGCGATCCCGACGACAAGAAGGTGACAGCCCGATGACCACCGCGATCGCGAGCCACCCGTTGCGCGATTCGGCGACGATGGTGCGCCGCAATCTGAAACGGATGGTGCGCTACCCGTCGATGACCGTGCAGCTGATAGCGATGCCGGTGCTGTTGCTGCTGCTGTTCGTGTACG encodes:
- a CDS encoding daunorubicin resistance protein DrrA family ABC transporter ATP-binding protein gives rise to the protein MTNKTARPAIAVSGLRKAFGDKVVLDGIDLTVAQGTIFSLLGANGAGKTTMVKILSTLLAATGGHAEVAGHDVASDPDSVRAAIGVTGQFSAVDNLLTGEENLRLMADLNHLSKADGRRKAAELLERLELTEAARKPVATYSGGMRRRLDLAMTLVGNPRLIFLDEPTTGLDPRSRRGMWRIVRELVDGGVTVFLTTQYLEEADELADRIAVLEGGRLVAQGTSEELKRRIPGGHVELRFDEPEIFRAAQRVLGRAAYRDGDAMSLRVGNDGSVRQLKALLDLLDSEAIEVEGLSVHTPDLDDVFLALTGDPDDKKVTAR
- a CDS encoding DUF4097 family beta strand repeat-containing protein; protein product: MPKFETPEPIIVTLDVSVANVRFVASERTDTVVEVVPTNENEPTDVKAAKQVRVEYSAGALLIKGRNPRPFEYLSTKSWSVDVTVELPEGSQVQADAAVGEFQSTGRLGECRFKSSAGHARLDRTGPLRLNTSAGHVSVEGVAGDAEVTTGTGRIRIGEIHGGATVKNSNGNTDIGSIGGEARVRSANGDIAVERAGSGVEAKTANGSIRIGEVTRGTVVLETSTGDLEIGIGEGVTAWLDAKTSFGQLRNALEETGQPPERTGETVEVRAHTGFGDITIHRV